A genomic stretch from Nitrospira defluvii includes:
- a CDS encoding biotin--[acetyl-CoA-carboxylase] ligase, with protein MPEAADHPPFADQLNLDRLKASLRTRAFGRVLRYTTSTLSTNADALLALQQSNATPIPHGSVFLTECQTAGRGRRGRTWHSPPQGNIYTSLVVLPTPGGTRVGPWLSWIPLFTALATADALAATTGLPISVKWPNDLLIDTKKIGGILCEQTTRPDKTVAVVIGIGLNINAPLDSFPEELTAGATTLAVEGGRPVDRVALLAELFLRLEQRLDRLLTDGPTGMIDEFTQRCSTLGKTVRVSLEQGRIVEGVAESIGPDGCLRIRVISDSAQPPASSLLEVRSAEVVHLRG; from the coding sequence GTGCCCGAGGCCGCTGACCATCCACCATTCGCCGATCAACTGAACCTCGACCGTCTCAAAGCGTCCCTGCGCACGCGCGCGTTCGGCCGGGTCCTGCGGTACACCACCTCCACGCTTTCCACCAACGCGGATGCACTCCTTGCGCTGCAGCAGTCGAATGCGACACCGATTCCGCACGGCTCGGTGTTCCTCACCGAGTGCCAAACCGCCGGCCGAGGGCGGCGGGGCCGAACCTGGCACTCCCCACCCCAGGGCAATATCTATACGTCCCTGGTCGTGCTCCCCACACCAGGAGGCACGCGCGTTGGCCCCTGGTTGTCATGGATTCCTCTGTTCACGGCATTGGCCACCGCAGATGCGCTCGCTGCCACGACAGGACTGCCCATTTCCGTCAAGTGGCCGAACGATCTCCTGATCGATACAAAAAAAATCGGCGGTATCCTGTGTGAACAGACCACCAGGCCCGATAAGACGGTCGCCGTCGTCATCGGCATCGGATTGAACATCAACGCTCCCCTCGACAGTTTTCCAGAAGAGCTCACAGCCGGCGCCACCACCCTCGCCGTAGAAGGCGGTCGCCCCGTTGACCGTGTCGCCCTCCTGGCTGAGTTGTTCCTCAGGCTCGAGCAGCGCCTGGATCGTCTCCTCACCGATGGGCCAACTGGCATGATCGATGAATTCACCCAACGATGCTCGACCCTCGGCAAAACCGTCCGCGTCAGCCTTGAGCAGGGACGCATTGTCGAAGGCGTTGCCGAATCCATCGGTCCCGACGGCTGCCTCAGGATCCGTGTCATCTCCGACAGCGCCCAACCGCCCGCCTCGTCGCTGCTGGAGGTCAGGAGCGCGGAGGTCGTTCACCTGCGGGGGTGA
- a CDS encoding 2-dehydropantoate 2-reductase, whose translation MKQIMVVGAGSVGGFFGAHLAKNNPDVSFLLRPRTLEAVKQNGLTIKSAKGNFTVHPPAASDPRELATPDLIILAVKAYDLDEVMTQLEPVLTDRTVILTLQNGIDTEDRIISRLHRDCVVGGVAFIYSKIVEPGVIEHYKRGGVAIGELMGHKSDRVSQIAEVFKQAGISCQLSEDIRKSKWEKMCWNCVFNPLTVVIDDKVAKALDHPEMAGVIRQIVGEVAAVSAAVKVPLAPDMAEKVVKWTQELRDIHTSMYDDWKAKRPTEIDYLNGYIVRVGRELGIPTPVNEALTAMVKTITEKELSGPGIVRIDGAVVQPVSLTRTALGQLPREQRVEDISELMPSMRGRAIRVKGLLEIPALAVDADHVTFHSIDGKYAATLTLQQAQDFGLLLYELDGQPLPDGKGGPYRLVTPGLGDLCANVKAVGRIEVRAGSGKDTRPAVRPPECAVDGKS comes from the coding sequence ATGAAGCAGATCATGGTGGTCGGGGCTGGTTCCGTCGGGGGGTTCTTTGGGGCGCATCTCGCCAAGAACAATCCCGATGTGTCATTTCTTCTCAGGCCTCGCACGTTGGAGGCAGTGAAACAGAATGGGTTGACGATTAAGAGCGCCAAGGGAAATTTCACCGTCCATCCGCCGGCCGCTTCCGATCCCCGGGAGCTTGCGACACCTGATCTCATCATCCTGGCCGTGAAGGCCTATGACCTCGACGAGGTCATGACGCAGTTGGAACCGGTGCTGACGGATCGCACGGTGATTCTCACGCTACAGAACGGCATCGATACAGAAGATCGCATCATATCCCGCCTTCACCGTGACTGTGTGGTCGGCGGGGTGGCCTTCATCTATTCCAAGATCGTCGAACCAGGCGTCATTGAACATTACAAGCGCGGTGGGGTGGCCATCGGCGAACTGATGGGGCACAAGAGCGACCGGGTCTCCCAGATCGCTGAGGTGTTCAAGCAGGCGGGGATATCCTGCCAGCTGAGCGAGGATATCCGGAAGAGCAAATGGGAGAAGATGTGCTGGAATTGTGTCTTCAATCCGCTCACGGTCGTGATCGATGACAAGGTCGCGAAGGCGCTCGATCATCCGGAGATGGCCGGCGTCATCCGCCAAATTGTCGGCGAAGTGGCGGCGGTGTCCGCGGCGGTGAAGGTTCCCTTGGCGCCCGACATGGCCGAGAAGGTCGTGAAGTGGACGCAGGAGCTGCGCGACATTCATACGTCGATGTACGACGATTGGAAGGCCAAACGCCCGACGGAGATCGACTATCTGAACGGCTACATCGTGCGGGTCGGACGTGAGTTGGGCATTCCCACACCGGTGAATGAAGCGCTGACGGCGATGGTCAAGACGATCACTGAAAAAGAACTGTCGGGGCCTGGCATTGTGCGCATCGACGGCGCGGTCGTTCAGCCGGTCTCATTAACCAGGACAGCGCTGGGGCAGTTGCCGCGCGAGCAACGGGTAGAGGATATCAGCGAACTGATGCCGTCCATGCGGGGGCGCGCGATCCGTGTGAAGGGCTTGCTGGAGATCCCGGCGCTCGCGGTCGACGCCGACCATGTGACGTTTCACTCCATCGACGGCAAGTATGCCGCCACCCTCACGCTGCAACAGGCGCAGGATTTCGGGCTGTTGCTGTATGAGCTTGACGGGCAGCCTCTTCCCGACGGCAAGGGCGGGCCCTATCGCTTGGTGACGCCGGGCCTGGGCGATCTCTGCGCGAATGTGAAGGCCGTCGGACGTATCGAGGTTCGAGCCGGCTCGGGCAAGGACACGCGGCCGGCCGTTCGCCCGCCGGAATGTGCGGTCGACGGGAAGAGCTGA
- the grpE gene encoding nucleotide exchange factor GrpE produces MADDEKNIHSIDNLDDSGEAVAGTNDGVSELQQALDAKADECKAAHEKYLRLAAEFDNYKRLAQRDQREQIKFGNEQILKELLPVVDNLERAIKSAKGTGTIDALTEGVELTLKQLVGALTKFGVKAVESVGQAFDPATQQAVAQVPSDTVPENHVVEEYQKGYLLQDRILRAAMVTVSTGSAN; encoded by the coding sequence ATGGCTGACGACGAGAAGAACATTCACAGTATCGACAACTTAGACGATTCCGGCGAGGCAGTAGCAGGCACGAATGACGGCGTGAGCGAACTACAGCAGGCGCTGGACGCCAAGGCCGACGAGTGCAAGGCCGCTCACGAAAAGTATCTGCGACTGGCGGCGGAGTTCGACAACTACAAGCGACTCGCCCAACGGGATCAACGCGAACAGATCAAGTTCGGCAACGAACAGATTCTCAAGGAACTGCTCCCGGTGGTGGACAATCTTGAGCGGGCCATCAAGTCTGCCAAGGGAACGGGAACGATCGACGCGTTGACGGAGGGAGTGGAACTCACCCTCAAGCAGTTGGTCGGCGCGCTCACGAAATTCGGCGTCAAAGCGGTCGAAAGCGTCGGACAGGCCTTTGACCCGGCCACGCAGCAAGCGGTCGCGCAGGTTCCGTCAGATACCGTCCCTGAAAATCATGTCGTGGAAGAGTATCAAAAGGGCTATCTCCTCCAGGACCGCATCCTTCGGGCCGCCATGGTGACCGTCTCCACCGGTTCGGCGAATTAA
- a CDS encoding response regulator — translation MGSTVFVIDSSPAVHRMVEQLSTTDGHRVLGFHDGPAALEAARSQSPALIIADYHLENITFSGFCKEIGRQENLAETLIISMVDAADRLDENKLRSLGVRAFLKKPLQREQLLDMIKTILTGTGERPNPKPAKARTWPPVFTGTDDEEAQALPQDAAADEPPRPAREKEQVTMPSAMPSTKPTGEELMRGLVEHLLQSATVQTDRTITELMPAAVAKEVAGQLGAALGKAVQAEVSKQVAEALTTERVQTSLRTLIQEELKRQSEAQLAGVEATIRQHVTDQTPALVEQAADKRLGELTDRGIQKHLPQAMQSHRDLITELVKKEVEHSAATYVRQAADEIVREMAKDPILQAVQRIVPSVAETQIRAEITRLSSPD, via the coding sequence ATGGGATCCACCGTTTTCGTCATCGACAGCAGCCCGGCCGTGCATCGCATGGTGGAGCAACTTTCCACCACGGATGGCCATAGGGTCTTGGGATTCCACGATGGGCCTGCGGCGCTCGAAGCCGCCCGCTCACAAAGCCCCGCACTGATCATTGCCGACTATCATCTTGAGAACATCACCTTCTCAGGCTTCTGCAAAGAAATCGGGCGGCAGGAGAATCTGGCCGAAACGTTGATCATCTCGATGGTGGACGCCGCAGACCGGCTGGATGAAAATAAACTACGCTCGCTCGGCGTCCGCGCGTTCCTCAAGAAACCGCTTCAACGCGAACAACTCCTCGACATGATCAAAACCATCCTGACCGGCACCGGGGAACGCCCCAACCCGAAACCGGCCAAAGCGCGAACCTGGCCCCCGGTTTTCACAGGAACCGACGACGAGGAAGCGCAGGCATTGCCGCAAGACGCCGCCGCCGATGAGCCCCCTCGCCCTGCGAGGGAGAAGGAACAGGTCACTATGCCCTCAGCAATGCCCTCGACTAAACCCACTGGCGAAGAGTTGATGCGGGGTCTGGTCGAACATCTCCTCCAATCGGCGACCGTGCAAACCGATCGCACCATCACCGAGCTCATGCCCGCCGCCGTCGCCAAGGAGGTCGCAGGACAATTAGGGGCTGCCCTCGGCAAGGCCGTACAGGCTGAAGTGAGCAAACAGGTCGCGGAAGCGCTCACGACGGAACGCGTGCAGACGAGTCTGCGCACGCTCATCCAAGAGGAATTGAAACGTCAGAGCGAGGCACAGCTGGCTGGTGTGGAGGCGACGATCCGCCAGCATGTCACAGACCAGACGCCTGCACTCGTGGAGCAAGCGGCGGACAAACGACTCGGCGAGCTCACGGACCGCGGCATCCAGAAACACCTGCCGCAAGCCATGCAGAGCCATCGTGACCTGATCACGGAGTTAGTAAAAAAAGAAGTCGAGCACTCGGCTGCGACCTATGTACGACAAGCAGCCGACGAGATTGTGCGGGAAATGGCGAAAGATCCGATCTTGCAGGCTGTGCAACGGATCGTTCCAAGCGTGGCGGAAACCCAGATCCGGGCCGAGATCACACGATTGAGCTCACCCGACTAA
- the nadC gene encoding carboxylating nicotinate-nucleotide diphosphorylase, whose amino-acid sequence MQQALAEDLSHGDVTTSALFPTALQATATIVAHQPMTVAGVAVAREVFLTVDPSVRITTAIKDGRAVKPDTTVLTVQGDVRSLLMTERVAVNFLQQLSGIATLTAQFCAAVRGYPTRILDTRKTTPGLRALEKWAVALGGGKNHRFSLGDGVLIKDNHLAVLRSTGIDVAGACRLARAGAPHGLRIEVEAKTLQEVKEALAGKADIILLDNMSPALVRQAVALIKQRALVEVSGGMTLQTVAAMAQAGADFISVGALTHSAPAANLSMDLSTSRGHRARGR is encoded by the coding sequence GTGCAACAGGCGCTCGCCGAGGATCTCTCCCACGGCGACGTCACCACCAGCGCGTTGTTTCCAACCGCGCTTCAGGCTACGGCGACCATTGTCGCCCATCAGCCGATGACCGTTGCAGGCGTGGCCGTCGCCCGGGAAGTGTTCCTGACGGTAGATCCCTCCGTGCGCATCACCACAGCCATCAAGGACGGCAGAGCGGTGAAACCGGATACCACGGTATTGACGGTTCAAGGTGATGTGCGCTCGCTGCTGATGACCGAACGGGTCGCCGTCAATTTTCTCCAACAACTCTCAGGCATCGCGACACTCACTGCGCAGTTTTGCGCTGCGGTTCGTGGGTACCCAACCAGAATCCTCGATACTCGCAAGACCACGCCTGGATTACGAGCCCTCGAAAAATGGGCGGTTGCGCTCGGAGGCGGCAAGAATCATCGGTTTTCACTGGGTGACGGCGTGCTCATCAAGGACAACCACCTTGCCGTTTTGCGCTCAACCGGCATTGATGTGGCCGGAGCCTGCCGCCTCGCGCGCGCCGGTGCACCCCATGGCCTTCGTATCGAAGTGGAAGCCAAGACCTTGCAAGAAGTGAAAGAAGCACTGGCCGGCAAGGCCGACATCATCCTGCTCGACAACATGTCTCCCGCCCTCGTACGACAGGCTGTGGCACTCATCAAACAACGAGCCCTGGTCGAAGTTTCTGGTGGAATGACCCTGCAGACCGTCGCCGCCATGGCCCAGGCCGGGGCGGATTTTATTTCAGTCGGCGCCCTGACCCATTCGGCCCCCGCCGCCAACCTTAGCATGGACCTCTCGACATCTCGGGGGCATCGTGCCCGAGGCCGCTGA
- a CDS encoding HAD-IA family hydrolase, producing MSQSRIQVVFFDAADTLFHIQGSVAEIYLQHAERHGFRKTPDSLAAIKAAFARSFRDAPPPVFAATEPGAIKQSERLWWFDIVHNVFYRVGMFEKFDEFFEDVFARFAQAESWKLFPETLDVLKTLKDQGYELGIISNFDSRLFAVLRGLGIADFFDTITISSLAHAAKPSARIFEQALDKHAVDPEDALHVGDSERDDVKGAVAVGLTGVLLARGMPPGASSGTTIATLNEILPLLSRLQ from the coding sequence ATGAGTCAGAGCCGCATCCAAGTCGTGTTTTTCGACGCTGCCGATACCCTCTTTCACATTCAAGGATCCGTGGCGGAGATTTATCTCCAGCATGCGGAGCGCCACGGTTTTCGCAAAACGCCGGATTCGTTAGCGGCAATCAAAGCGGCGTTTGCCCGCTCGTTCCGAGATGCGCCGCCGCCGGTGTTTGCCGCGACGGAACCGGGGGCGATCAAGCAATCGGAGCGCCTGTGGTGGTTCGATATCGTCCACAATGTGTTTTACCGCGTCGGCATGTTTGAGAAGTTTGATGAGTTTTTTGAAGATGTGTTTGCACGGTTCGCACAAGCGGAGTCCTGGAAGCTCTTTCCGGAGACGCTGGATGTGCTGAAGACGCTCAAAGATCAGGGCTATGAGCTGGGGATCATTTCCAATTTCGACTCGCGGTTGTTTGCCGTACTGCGAGGGCTCGGGATCGCGGACTTCTTCGATACAATTACGATTTCCAGCTTGGCCCATGCCGCCAAACCGTCCGCCCGGATTTTTGAGCAGGCGCTGGACAAACATGCGGTGGATCCGGAAGACGCGTTGCATGTGGGCGACAGCGAACGAGATGATGTGAAGGGCGCGGTTGCTGTGGGGCTGACGGGTGTGCTGCTCGCCAGAGGCATGCCGCCCGGGGCATCGAGCGGAACGACCATCGCGACCCTCAACGAAATCCTGCCGCTTTTGTCACGTCTCCAGTAA
- a CDS encoding type III pantothenate kinase, with the protein MLLAIDIGNTNVVCGLFEGSTLQAHWRLATESRRTDNEYGILLLNLLHNAGFAPGQITGCILSSVVPALTATFDSLLQAYFHHIPVIVGPDTDSGLTLRYANPKEIGSDRIVNAAAAYARYHSDLIIVDFGTATTFCAVTGSGEYLGGVIAPGLGISADALFSRTAKLPKVEIIRPKTVIGTDTIGGIQSGLLFGYVGLVDGIVHRMERELGRRSTVIATGGLATVIAKEAETIQKVLPFLTLEGLEFLYHRNRLT; encoded by the coding sequence ATGTTATTAGCGATCGACATCGGGAATACCAACGTGGTGTGCGGCCTGTTCGAAGGATCGACCCTGCAGGCGCACTGGCGTTTGGCCACCGAATCGAGACGAACCGACAATGAGTACGGCATATTGCTACTCAACCTGCTTCATAACGCGGGATTCGCACCCGGGCAAATCACCGGCTGCATCCTTTCCAGCGTCGTTCCCGCGCTGACCGCGACCTTCGATTCGCTGCTTCAGGCCTATTTTCATCACATCCCCGTGATCGTCGGCCCTGACACCGATTCGGGATTGACGCTTCGTTATGCCAATCCGAAGGAAATCGGGAGCGACCGCATCGTCAATGCCGCTGCCGCCTACGCGCGATACCACTCCGACCTGATCATCGTCGACTTCGGTACCGCCACCACATTTTGCGCCGTCACCGGATCAGGGGAATATCTCGGCGGTGTGATCGCACCCGGCTTGGGAATTTCTGCCGATGCGCTATTTTCCCGCACCGCCAAACTGCCGAAGGTCGAAATCATCCGTCCGAAAACCGTCATCGGGACCGACACGATCGGGGGCATTCAGAGCGGGTTGCTCTTCGGTTATGTCGGACTCGTGGATGGCATTGTTCACCGGATGGAGCGCGAACTCGGTCGCCGTTCCACGGTCATCGCCACCGGGGGTCTGGCCACCGTCATTGCGAAGGAAGCCGAAACGATCCAGAAGGTGCTCCCCTTCCTCACCCTCGAAGGCTTGGAGTTTTTGTACCACCGCAATCGCCTCACATAG
- a CDS encoding SIR2 family NAD-dependent protein deacylase, producing the protein MGAGSTLGLVRHKLSTARSVTVLTGAGISADSGVPTFRGADGLWKQYRAEELATPEAFARDPRLVWEWYNWRRELIATKRPNPAHEAVASMEQRFEQFWLITQNVDGLHRDAGSRQLSEIHGNIWKVRCTACRLIVENRDVPIAMLPLCQSCSGLLRPHIVWFGESLAEEDLEKSAAALQSSDVCLIIGTSGLVYPAAGFGAIAKQAGAYIVEINLDSTPHSSLVDASLQGRARDLVPLLLET; encoded by the coding sequence ATGGGAGCCGGATCCACCCTCGGCCTTGTTCGGCACAAACTCTCCACTGCGAGGTCTGTCACCGTCCTGACCGGAGCGGGGATCTCCGCCGACAGCGGCGTCCCGACGTTTCGCGGCGCCGACGGGCTGTGGAAGCAATACCGCGCCGAAGAGCTTGCCACCCCGGAAGCCTTCGCGCGTGATCCGAGGCTAGTCTGGGAATGGTACAACTGGCGCCGGGAACTCATCGCCACCAAACGGCCCAATCCGGCCCACGAAGCGGTCGCCTCGATGGAACAGCGGTTCGAGCAGTTCTGGCTCATCACCCAGAACGTCGACGGGCTGCACCGCGACGCCGGATCCCGACAACTCTCAGAAATCCACGGCAACATCTGGAAGGTCCGCTGCACCGCCTGCCGCCTCATCGTGGAAAACCGGGACGTCCCGATCGCCATGCTGCCCCTCTGCCAGTCCTGCAGCGGACTGCTTCGGCCGCACATTGTCTGGTTCGGGGAATCACTCGCAGAAGAAGATCTGGAGAAGAGTGCCGCTGCACTGCAGAGCAGCGATGTCTGCCTGATCATCGGCACATCCGGACTGGTCTATCCGGCGGCGGGATTCGGCGCCATCGCCAAGCAGGCCGGCGCGTATATCGTGGAAATCAATCTCGACTCAACGCCGCACTCGAGCCTGGTTGACGCCAGCCTGCAAGGACGCGCACGCGACCTAGTACCGTTGTTACTGGAGACGTGA
- a CDS encoding valine--tRNA ligase, translating to MSTPQLDKTYSPHDVENRWYHRWIDAGLFHADPTHAGQPYSMVIPPPNVTGSLHVGHALNNTLQDILIRWRRMQGRNVLWMPGTDHAGIATQNVVERQLQAEGTSREALGREAFLKRVWSWKEKSGGTIIGQLKKLGASCDWERERFTMDPGLSEAVREVFVRLHQDGLLYRGERLINWCPRCLTALSDIEVEHEDATGKLYTIRYPLADDPTQYLLVATTRPETMLGDTAVAVHPEDDRYRYLIGKRVRLPLTSRTIPIVGDSILVDREFGTGAVKITPAHDFNDFEAGERHELKRIKILDLHAHLRLDGSLADPAVAEAVENLPVAKARPKIEQLLTDQGFLEKSEPHKLALGKCYRCKTVVEPFLSDQWFVKIKPLAEPAIQVVEDGRVRIIPEAWKNNYLGWMRDIKDWCVSRQIWWGHQIPAWYCETCSGTSFLRRSSDGAPLIPSDAVAIVAKTQPDACPLGHRDALVQDPDVLDTWFSSALWPFSTLGWPKQTPDLKAFYPTSTLVTGLDILFFWVARMIMMGLKFMGEVPFRDVYIHALVRDAEGQKMSKSKGNVIDPLHVMEQYGTDALRFTLAAMASPGRDVKLAEERIEGYRNFTNKIWNAARFLLMHLNGERVEVPPAQRSFPDRWILSRLNTAISTVTHELEQYRFDRASSAIYQFIWHEYCDKYIEMVKPALKDQDSEQAKTTRQTLAETFETMMRLLHPFMPFITEEIWQTLPHEGTSIVRKPFPTTRADWASEEVEQEFSLLEECRALMNQERAILGYPAGKRLHFKVHGKTEAIASILEKHKALIEYMENVDNLWIAKTFDVSNPGGLLILTSGSIQVRTSMEDADLGKAEENVQKQIKLLQKEVDRTQQKLGNPDFVAKAPPEVLTEHRERLQRESQMIQLLQQALEQIKLYTLERTRIERP from the coding sequence ATGTCCACGCCACAACTCGATAAAACCTACAGTCCCCACGACGTCGAAAACCGCTGGTACCATCGCTGGATCGACGCCGGCCTGTTTCACGCCGACCCGACCCATGCCGGACAACCCTACTCCATGGTGATCCCTCCGCCGAATGTCACGGGATCTCTGCATGTGGGCCACGCCCTGAACAACACCCTGCAAGACATCCTGATCCGCTGGCGCCGCATGCAAGGTCGGAATGTGCTGTGGATGCCCGGGACCGACCATGCCGGCATTGCGACGCAAAATGTCGTGGAGCGGCAACTGCAGGCCGAGGGCACGTCGCGGGAAGCACTCGGACGCGAAGCATTTCTGAAACGAGTCTGGAGTTGGAAGGAAAAATCCGGCGGGACGATCATCGGCCAGCTCAAAAAGCTCGGAGCCTCCTGCGATTGGGAGCGGGAACGGTTCACCATGGATCCCGGTCTGTCCGAAGCGGTCCGCGAGGTCTTCGTTCGCCTCCATCAGGATGGACTCCTGTATCGCGGTGAACGGTTGATCAATTGGTGCCCGCGCTGCCTGACGGCCTTGTCAGACATCGAAGTCGAACACGAAGACGCAACCGGGAAGCTGTATACGATTCGCTACCCGTTGGCAGATGACCCGACACAATATCTCCTCGTCGCCACCACCCGCCCCGAGACCATGCTCGGTGATACGGCGGTGGCCGTGCATCCGGAAGACGATCGATATCGCTATCTGATCGGCAAGCGCGTCCGGTTACCATTGACAAGCCGTACGATTCCCATCGTCGGTGATTCGATCCTCGTCGATCGTGAATTCGGCACCGGCGCCGTGAAGATTACGCCCGCCCACGACTTTAACGACTTCGAGGCCGGTGAGCGACACGAGCTGAAACGGATCAAGATCCTCGATCTCCATGCCCACCTTCGACTGGACGGCTCCTTAGCCGATCCCGCCGTCGCAGAGGCGGTCGAGAATCTTCCTGTCGCGAAAGCTCGCCCCAAGATCGAACAACTCCTCACCGACCAGGGGTTCCTGGAAAAGTCTGAGCCTCATAAGCTGGCGCTCGGCAAATGTTATCGCTGCAAAACGGTGGTCGAGCCCTTCTTGTCGGATCAGTGGTTCGTCAAGATCAAGCCGCTGGCCGAACCGGCGATCCAGGTTGTCGAAGACGGTCGCGTCAGGATCATCCCTGAGGCCTGGAAGAACAACTATCTGGGCTGGATGCGGGACATCAAGGACTGGTGCGTCTCGCGGCAGATTTGGTGGGGGCATCAAATTCCTGCCTGGTACTGCGAAACCTGTTCCGGCACCTCTTTCTTACGACGCAGTTCCGATGGAGCGCCATTGATACCTTCGGATGCGGTCGCAATCGTAGCGAAGACGCAGCCGGACGCCTGCCCGCTGGGCCACCGCGACGCGCTTGTCCAAGACCCCGATGTGCTGGACACCTGGTTTTCCTCCGCCCTCTGGCCCTTCTCTACCCTCGGATGGCCCAAGCAGACGCCCGATTTAAAAGCCTTTTATCCCACCTCCACTCTCGTGACCGGGCTCGATATTCTCTTCTTCTGGGTTGCGCGCATGATCATGATGGGACTGAAGTTCATGGGCGAAGTGCCGTTCCGCGACGTGTATATCCACGCGCTGGTTCGCGATGCCGAAGGCCAGAAGATGAGCAAGTCGAAGGGCAACGTCATCGACCCGCTGCATGTGATGGAGCAATACGGTACGGACGCGCTGCGCTTCACGCTGGCGGCCATGGCCTCCCCCGGGCGCGATGTGAAACTGGCCGAAGAACGCATCGAAGGCTATCGCAACTTTACGAACAAAATCTGGAACGCGGCCCGCTTTCTCCTGATGCATCTCAACGGCGAACGCGTCGAAGTTCCGCCGGCACAACGATCGTTTCCAGACCGTTGGATTCTAAGTCGCCTGAATACCGCGATTAGTACCGTCACGCATGAGTTAGAGCAGTATCGGTTCGACCGTGCCTCCAGTGCGATCTATCAATTCATCTGGCACGAGTACTGCGATAAATACATCGAGATGGTGAAGCCTGCCCTCAAGGATCAGGACTCCGAGCAGGCCAAGACTACGCGGCAAACCCTGGCCGAGACCTTCGAGACGATGATGCGATTGCTGCATCCCTTCATGCCGTTCATTACCGAAGAAATCTGGCAAACGCTCCCGCATGAAGGCACCAGCATCGTCCGCAAGCCCTTCCCGACGACCAGAGCGGATTGGGCGTCAGAGGAAGTCGAACAGGAGTTCAGCCTGCTGGAAGAATGCCGCGCCCTGATGAACCAGGAGCGCGCGATTCTCGGGTATCCCGCTGGCAAACGTCTCCATTTCAAGGTGCATGGCAAAACGGAAGCGATTGCGTCCATTCTTGAGAAACACAAAGCCCTGATTGAATACATGGAGAACGTAGACAATCTTTGGATAGCCAAGACGTTCGACGTCAGCAACCCAGGGGGTCTTCTGATCTTGACGAGTGGCTCCATCCAAGTGCGGACCTCCATGGAAGATGCGGATCTTGGCAAGGCTGAAGAAAATGTTCAGAAACAAATTAAGCTGCTTCAAAAAGAAGTCGATCGCACGCAGCAAAAACTGGGCAATCCCGATTTCGTGGCGAAGGCACCGCCTGAGGTACTGACCGAACACCGCGAGCGTCTTCAACGCGAATCTCAGATGATTCAACTCCTTCAACAGGCGTTGGAACAGATCAAGCTATATACTTTGGAACGAACACGTATTGAGCGCCCCTAG